The proteins below are encoded in one region of Aspergillus nidulans FGSC A4 chromosome III:
- a CDS encoding tRNA 2'-phosphotransferase (transcript_id=CADANIAT00005906): MPNSGPSAEKRKEGGGKGGGKGGRGRERKPPSREVTVSKALSLLLRHAAEREGLKIDSQGYANVADVLAWRKLKSLKVTFPEIISAVETSDKKRFALLYQPPSEQTDTLPTKVEEPASAQDEPITATSTGTATATTAALAASKTDQTPAHYLIRATQGHSIKTVEAESGLLERLTLDNPDKLPETVVHGTYHSTWPLILESGGVKCMGRNHAHFATGPAVQDVLSAIDSSVSRGEEGDEKSGSGAGSHGMVISGMRADAAVLIYIDIRRALAGGCPFWRSENGVILSEGMEVNVATGTGTEKGVIPVEYFDVVVERRKGLGKIWEGGKVIQSLPEELTKKGNPKRRGGGE, from the exons ATGCCGAACTCGGGTCCATCCGcggaaaagaggaaagaaggaggagggaaaggaggaggaaaaggaggtcGAGGGCGAGAGCGCAAACCGCCCAGCCGCGAAGTCACGGTCTCCAAAGCTCTGAGCTTACTCCTCCGACACGCCGCGGAGCGCGAGGGTCTCAAGATCGATTCGCAGGGGTATGCGAATGTAGCGGATGTG CTCGCATGGCGAAAGCTGAAATCGCTCAAGGTCACCTTCCCAGAAATCATAAGTGCCGTCGAGACGTCGGATAAGAAGCGGTTTGCGTTGCTATATCAACCTCCCTCCGAACAAACCGATACATTGCCAACAAAGGTCGAAGAACCGGCATCCGCTCAAGACGAACCTAtaacagcaacatcaacaggAACAGCAACAGCGACAACGGCAGCCCTGGCGGCTTCCAAGACCGACCAAACACCCGCACACTATCTTATCCGCGCAACACAAGGCCACAGCATCAAAACTGTCGAAGCAGAATCAGGCCTACTAGAAAGACTCACACTGGATAATCCCGATAAACTGCCCGAGACCGTTGTCCATGGAACATACCATTCTACATGGCCGTTAATTCTGGAATCTGGGGGGGTTAAGTGCATGGGAAGGAATCATGCGCATTTTGCTACGGGCCCTGCGGTGCAGGATGTTCTGAGTGCGATTGATTCTTCCGTTTCtagaggggaagaaggagacgagaagTCAGGTTCTGGAGCAGGATCGCATGGAATGGTTATATCTGGCATGCGTGCGGACGCAGCGGTGCTGATCTACATTGACATTCGGAGGGCGTTGGCGGGTGGGTGCCCGTTTTGGAGGAGCGAGAATGGGGTTATCCTTTCGGAAGGTATGGAGGTAAATGTGGCTACAGGCACAGGCACAGAAAAGGGTGTAATACCTGTGGAGTATTTTGATGTTGTTGTTGAACGAAGGAAGGGACTGGGCAAGATTTGGGAGGGTGGCAAGGTAATTCAGAGCTTACCGGAGGAACtgacgaagaaggggaatCCGAAAAGAAGGGGAGGCGGCGAATAG